A section of the Physeter macrocephalus isolate SW-GA unplaced genomic scaffold, ASM283717v5 random_1230, whole genome shotgun sequence genome encodes:
- the SLC2A8 gene encoding solute carrier family 2, facilitated glucose transporter member 8, with protein sequence MTPGDQEEAQPLLRPPGGSSAPRGRRVFLAAFAAALGPLSFGFALGYSSPAIPSLRRAAPPALRLDDAAASWFGAIVTLGAAAGGVLGGWLVDRAGRKLSLLLCAVPFVAGFTVITAAQNVWMLLGGRLLTGLACGIASLVAPVYISEIAYPEVRGLLGSCVQLMVVIGILLAYLAGWVLKWRWLAVLGCVPPSFMLLLMCCMPETPRYLLTRHKRQEAVAAMQFLWGSEQGWEEPPVGAEHQGFHLAQLRRPGVYKPFIIGISLMAFQQLSGINAVMFYAETIFEKAKFKDSSLASVIVGIIQVLFTAVAALVMDRAGRRLLLALSGVVMVFSTSAFGAYFKLTQGSPGNSSHVDLLAPVSMEPASGSVGLAWLAVGSMCLFIAGFAVGWGPIPWLLMSEVFPPYVKGVATGVCVLTNWFMAFLVT encoded by the exons ATGACGCCTGGGGACCAGGAGgaggcccagccgctcctgcGGCCGCCGGGCGGCAG CAGCGCTCCCCGCGGCCGCCGCGTCTTCCTCGCCGCCTTCGCCGCTGCTCTGGGCCCACTCAGCTTCGGCTTCGCGCTCGGCTACAGCTCCCCGGCCATCCCGAGCCTGCGGCGCGCCGCGCCCCCGGCCCTGCGCCTCGACGATGCCGCCGCCTCCTGGTTCGGG GCCATCGTGACCCTGGGCGCCGCGGCGGGGGGCGTGCTGGGCGGCTGGCTCGTGGACCGCGCTGGGCGCAAGCTGAGCCTCCTGCTCTGCGCCGTGCCCTTCGTGGCCGGCTTCACCGTCATCACCGCGGCTCAGAACGTGTGGATGCTGCTCGGAGGCCGCCTCCTCACCGGCCTGGCCTGCGGCATTGCCTCGCTAGTGGCCCCG GTCTATATCTCTGAAATTGCCTACCCCGAAGTACGGGGGCTACTCGGCTCCTGTGTGCAGCTGATGGTCGTCATAGGCATCCTCCTAGCCTATCTGGCAG GCTGGGTCCTCAAGTGGCGCTGGCTGGCTGTGCTGGGCTGTGTGCCCCCCTCCTTCATGCTGCTGCTCATGTGCTGCATGCCTGAGACCCCTCGCTACTTGCTGACTCGGCACAAGCGCCAGGAAGCCGTGGCCGCCATGCAGTTCCTGTGGGGCTCCGAGCAGGGCTGGGAAGAGCCCCCTGTCGGGGCAGAGCACCAG GGCTTCCACTTGGCCCAGCTGCGGCGTCCTGGCGTCTACAAGCCCTTCATCATCGGCATTTCACTGATGGCCTTCCAGCAGCTGTCGGGCATCAACGCTGTCATGTTCTATGCAGAGACCATCTTTGAGAAGGCCAAGTTCAAG GACAGCAGCCTGGCCTCGGTCATCGTGGGGATCATCCAGGTGCTGTTCACGGCCGTAGCGGCCCTCGTCATGGACAGAGCCGGGCGCAGGCTGCTCCTGGCCTTGTCAG GTGTGGTCATGGTGTTCAGCACCAGCGCCTTTGGCGCCTACTTCAAGCTGACCCAGGGCAGCCCTGGCAACTCCTCGCACGTGGACCTCTTGGCGCCCGTCTCCATGGAGCCCGCCAGTGGCAGTGTGGGGCTGGCCTGGCTGGCGGTGGGCAGCATGTGCCTCTTCATCGCCG